TCTAAAACTAACGATCAAGCTGGTGATGGTACAACAACTGCAACTGTTTTAGCTCAAGCTATAGTAAAAGAAGGCTTAAAGAATGTGGCAGCAGGTGCTAATCCTTTAGATTTGAAAAAAGGAATAGACAAAGCTGTACAGGCTATTGTTAAAGATTTACAAAAACAATCTCAAGTTGTTGGTAATAATATCGCTAAGATTAAACAAGTAGCATCTATTTCAGCAAATAATGACGAAACTATTGGTGATTTAATTGCAGAAGCTTTTCAAAAAGTAGGTAAAGAAGGCGTAATTACTGTAGAAGAAGCGAAAGGAACAGATACTTATGTAGATACTGTAGAAGGTATGCAGTTTGATAGAGGTTATTTATCTCCTTATTTTGTTACTGATTCAGAGAAAATGATCACTGATTTGGAGAATCCTTATATCTTATTATACGATAAGAAAATATCTTCAATGAAAGATTTATTACCAGTTTTGGAGCCAGTTGCTCAATCAGGTAAACCTTTATTAATTATTGCTGAAGACGTTGAAGGTGAAGCGTTAGCTACTTTAGTAGTTAATAAATTACGTGGATCATTAAAAATTGCAGCAGTTAAAGCTCCTGGATTTGGAGATAGACGTAAAGCGATGTTAGAAGATTTAGCCATTCTTACAGGAGGTACTGTAATTGCAGAAGAAAGAGGGTTTACCTTAGAGAATGCAACATTAGATATGTTAGGTACTGCAGAGAGAGTTACTATTGACAAAGATAATACTACTGTTGTTAATGGTGCAGGTGCTAAAAAAGATATTACGGCTAGAGTAAATCAAATTAAATCACAAATAGAAACTACAACTTCTGATTACGATAAAGAAAAGCTACAAGAGCGTTTGGCTAAGTTAGCTGGTGGTGTTGCTGTATTGTATGTTGGTGCTGCTTCTGAAGTAGAAATGAAAGAGAAAAAAGATAGAGTAGATGATGCTTTACATGCTACAAGAGCTGCTGTTGAAGAAGGTATTGTTACAGGTGGTGGTGTTGCTTTGTTAAGAAGTAAAAAAGTACTTGAAAAATTAACTACAGATAATTTAGACGAAACTACTGGAGTTCAAATTATTGCTAGAGCGATTGAAGAGCCATTACGTATTATTGTTGAAAATGCAGGTAGCGAAGGTTCTGTTGTAGTTGCAAAAGTTTTAGAAGGAAAGAAAGATTTTGGTTTTAATGCAAAAACTGGTGAATATGTTGATATGCTTAAGGCAGGTATTATAGATCCTACTAAAGTAACGCGTATTGCTTTAGAAAATGCCGCATCAGTTGCAGGTATGATATTAACTACAGAATGTGCTTTAGTTGATATTAAAGAAGAAGGTCCAGCAGGAGGTATGCCTCCAATGGGTGGCGGTATGCCAGGCATGATGTAGTCGAGAGCCTCGTACACAAATAATTTTAAAAACACTTACAAGATATTAATTCTTGTAGGTGTTTTTTTTGCGTTGTAATTGACGTTAATTGAGTAGAATTTCTGATTGATATTTAACTAACTCTATAGATATCTAACTTCTATAAGTTACTATCCATGGACAAGAATTAGAAGGTTGTTAAAGTGTAACATTATATAAAATGTGGCGTCTTATTTATATTACGTAAATTTATATTCCAATGAAAGCTTTTCGACTTTTTATCTTTGTATTTTTATGTTCTTCAACAATTCTATTTGCTGATGACAAAGAAAAAAGTGCGAATACATTGCAATTTCCTAAGGCAGAGTATATCGGAGAAAATACAGTCCGTATTCCATTTAAGCTATATGATCGTTTAATAGTAATTGAAGCTGAAATATTTAATAGAAAAGGAAATTTTATTATAGATACTGGTGCAGAGAAATTATTACTTAATAATGTTCATTTTGATGGTACTAACAATAAACCATCGGACTTAATGCACTCGGGTGTTAGCAGTGAAATTGACGAAGTGAAAATTAAATGGTTAAAAAAAATATTGGTCAAAGATTTTAGTATTGATAATGTAAAGTCTAATATTTTAGATTTATCTCATATTGAGAAAACAAAAAAAATGCAACTTTTTGGAGTAATAGGTTATGATGTACTTAGAGATTATGAAATTTTTATAGATTTTTATTTAAAACAGATTACGTTATCTAAAATTAATAATGATGGTGATAAGGTAGATAAACTACCCTATTTAGAAAAAATAACAGATACCCTTAATTTCTCCTTAAGAAAACATACCGTAGTTTTAGATTCTTATGTGAATAACCAAAAATTGAGATTTGGTTTAGATACTGGTGCTGAAATGAATTTGCTTGATAAATCAGTTTCTAAAAAAGTAATGAAAAATTTTAAAACACCTAAGCAAATCGTTGTTGTCGGAGCGGGAAAACAAAAAAGGAATGTTTTGGCAGGTAAATTGCATAAAGTAAAGTTGTCAAGTACCATCTATTGTGGCCCAATGAAAACTATTATCACTAATCTTAAA
The nucleotide sequence above comes from Aureibaculum algae. Encoded proteins:
- the groL gene encoding chaperonin GroEL (60 kDa chaperone family; promotes refolding of misfolded polypeptides especially under stressful conditions; forms two stacked rings of heptamers to form a barrel-shaped 14mer; ends can be capped by GroES; misfolded proteins enter the barrel where they are refolded when GroES binds) — protein: MAKDIKFDIESRDGLKRGVDALANAVKVTLGPKGRNVVIGKAFGGPQITKDGVTVAKEIELSDPLENMGAQMVKEVASKTNDQAGDGTTTATVLAQAIVKEGLKNVAAGANPLDLKKGIDKAVQAIVKDLQKQSQVVGNNIAKIKQVASISANNDETIGDLIAEAFQKVGKEGVITVEEAKGTDTYVDTVEGMQFDRGYLSPYFVTDSEKMITDLENPYILLYDKKISSMKDLLPVLEPVAQSGKPLLIIAEDVEGEALATLVVNKLRGSLKIAAVKAPGFGDRRKAMLEDLAILTGGTVIAEERGFTLENATLDMLGTAERVTIDKDNTTVVNGAGAKKDITARVNQIKSQIETTTSDYDKEKLQERLAKLAGGVAVLYVGAASEVEMKEKKDRVDDALHATRAAVEEGIVTGGGVALLRSKKVLEKLTTDNLDETTGVQIIARAIEEPLRIIVENAGSEGSVVVAKVLEGKKDFGFNAKTGEYVDMLKAGIIDPTKVTRIALENAASVAGMILTTECALVDIKEEGPAGGMPPMGGGMPGMM
- a CDS encoding retropepsin-like aspartic protease; translation: MKAFRLFIFVFLCSSTILFADDKEKSANTLQFPKAEYIGENTVRIPFKLYDRLIVIEAEIFNRKGNFIIDTGAEKLLLNNVHFDGTNNKPSDLMHSGVSSEIDEVKIKWLKKILVKDFSIDNVKSNILDLSHIEKTKKMQLFGVIGYDVLRDYEIFIDFYLKQITLSKINNDGDKVDKLPYLEKITDTLNFSLRKHTVVLDSYVNNQKLRFGLDTGAEMNLLDKSVSKKVMKNFKTPKQIVVVGAGKQKRNVLAGKLHKVKLSSTIYCGPMKTIITNLKNMNVAYGTELDGVLGYEFIVTRRMILNYKKKQLYFVKTVFYK